In Hippocampus zosterae strain Florida unplaced genomic scaffold, ASM2543408v3 HiC_scaffold_273, whole genome shotgun sequence, the genomic window TTATCGAGCTGGTCCTGTTCTTGATCTCTATCCAGGCTTATGCCTTTTCGTTGTAGTACTTGCCTTTGAAGAACTAGACGTCCTCGATGTTTGTCCGGTCCACTTTGAACCCCGTGAACGCCCAGGCGAACTGCTCCCCCCTACCGAGTAGCAGCAGGGGCAGTCCTGGGATCGACACTGCACTGAAGACAGCTCGCCTGCCCTTGATCTCCATGTCAAATTCGTCGAACAGGAAGGGCTGAGGTTCAAGATTGTTGCTCTCCAGGGAGAAGTAGAGCATCGGCTCAGCATCTTGAGTGAAGTCCTTACCGAGGACAACTGCCCTGCTGTACTTGATGAAGTCGAAAAGTGCAGCCATCGCGGGGTCGTAGTAGAACCCCTCCATGGCCTTGTATTCGTCCAGCGACATGACCCGTTCAATCTTGAACCTCTCGCCCTTCTTGAACTGGTAGTCCACAATGGAGGAGTCCAGCAGGGTGTTGTACCCAGTCAGCCCCCTCACCTTGCCTCGGAACCATTCGTAGAAGTAGTCGTGGGTGACGATGAACCGAACCAGCCGCCACACGTTGTACACCTGCTCCTCCTGCCAGTCCAGGCCACACTTTCGCAGACCCTTCACATACTCCTTGACAGCCCAGTCGTCCTCGACTGCCTCTTCCTCAGGCTCAGGGCTgctctcctcttcatcctcgaATTCCGCGAACTCGTCGTCAAGAGACTGATCCTCCTGCTCGTAATCCCCGTGGGTGTAGGCCTTGTCGCGGCCGATGAACTTCCGGATGTAGGCATCGACGGCTGCCAGGTGTAAGCCGTGCTGCTCGGCGAGTCTGCCTTCTGCAAGTCTGCGCAGGTCGTCGAGGGGGAAGCGGTCGCAGTGCGCGAGGGCCAGCTCCTCGAGCGAGCGGATGCGGGCGGATGCCAGCCAGCAGCAAAGCATGAAGATTGGAAGGGTCATTCCTTAATTTTGCCGATGACGGACTGGAAGAACACGTCGATGTTGGTCATATTGAAGGAGCTGCTGAGCTCGAACTGCTCGTAGGGCTGCCCCGATTTGAGCATGCCTTTGGAAAAGGAGATGAGCAGCTTGAAGCGCTGGGGGTGCTCCTTGTCCACATGCAGGTTCTCGAAGAGCCGCAGCACGATCGATGACAGGTAGCCCAGCTGCGTGATGTTCTTGATTTTGTGGATCTCGTCCCCGCAGGAGTCCAGCAGGGCGCCCTTGCCGCCGAGGGTCAGCAGGAAGAACAGCGAGTACAAGTGGCTGGCCGAGGTGAAGTACAGCCGGGTGCGGATGTGCCGCCAGAACACGCTGTCCTCGCGGCTGCTCTCGGCCCTGCGCTACTTGTACTTCCAGAATTCCTCCTCGAACGAGTGGTGCCGCCAGAACACCAGGTTGCTGTAGATCTTCTCAAAGAGCGGCCCCGCGATCCGCAGGGCCACTGCGATCTTGGTGCTCTTGGTGAGCCCATACTCCGAGCGGACGTAGTAACTGCTGATGTCGGCGGCCACCTGGTAGAACACGCTGGGGTCGTACTTGAGCAGCCGCAGGACGTCCATGTTGTGGTTGCTGTCGAACCGGATCGTGTCGAAGATCTCGGGGATCTTGCTGACATCGAAGCGGTCAGCCTTCTGGTCGTAGAAGTCGATGGCCAGCTTCTTCCAGCGCTTGAACATGAGCAAGAAGGACTCCCGGCCATAAGGCGACACCTCGCGCTCGCAGTCTAGGTCCTTGACGGACCAGCTGGACTTGATGTCCTTGGGGTTGATGTAGTAGTTGTTCTCCTTGATGTTGAACTTCGACTCCATCAGGCTCAGCAGCTTCTTGCACTCCGCGTGCATGAACTCGAGCTTGTCCCGTGTCATGCACCCGATGCAGTCGTCCAGCGGCTAGGGCAGCGGCGTCCGTGAGTTCAGGATCTTCTCCAGTTACTCCTTCACCTGCAGCTGCAGCTTGTTATGGTTCTGCTCTTCAGAGCAGTCCAGGATCGCCTGCGCCTTGGGCTTGCGGTTCACCAGCGAGGCCATGATGGGCGCCAGGTCACCTTCCAAGGACAGGAACCCCTTCAGGAAGGCGCTTGCGGTTTTCTGGCAGCGGCCCTCGTCAGAGGAGTAGGTCTTTAGGTCGTGTCGGTAGGTCGAATGCAGCTGCAGCAGCCCTTCCTTGTCCTCCGGGTAGAGCAGCCGGAAGTTCTGTCCAAGGTTGAAGGAATCGTTCTCTCCGTCGCAAGTGAGTTCGCCTCCCCACTTGACGATCATGAGGGCGCTGGTGACCTGTCCCTCGGCCACGCTGATGGCCTTGAGCTGGATCTTGCGGTTCAGTCCTTCGAAGTGGCCGCCAATCTCAAGCACCGACTTCAACTGCAGCAGCTTCACCACAGACTCGCAGCCCGTGTAGTCCCCTTTGTTAAGGATTTCGTTAGTAGTTTCCCGTAGCTTTTCAAGGTCAAAGGAACTCTTTATCTTGACCTCCTTGGTGCCGCCATTAAAGTAGGCCAGAAAAGCTGGCTCCTCCAccctcatcttcatcttctgttTGGGCGTGCGCTCCCCGTGGCGGTAGACTGCCACTACCGACCGCAGTTCGTACTCCGTGATGTCAGTGGCCCCCTCCTCCGGCCGGAACTCGTTCATGGCGATGTTGGTAAACCACTGCCCGCGCTTTATCTCTTCTTTGATCAGGTGGGGAGCGAACTTCTGGAGCATCATCCGCTTGAGGATCATGGCGCAGTCCTAGAAGTACTTGACGCTGTTCTTGACAAAGGACCACCCGTTCACGTCACAGACATAGCTCTTGCCCTACGACCTCAGCAGGTCGAACCCACAAACGTTCTGCCCGAACACCTCCACAATCCGGCTGGCGATAAACTTCTCGGCGGGAGTCAGGAACACCGGAAAGCGAGCCTCCTTGCCGGTCTCGGTCCTGTGGACCACCCCGTCCAAGGAGGGACTCTTGCGGGCCTCTGCGTGCATGTACTCGGGGCCCACAGTGTACACCTTGATATCAAAGCCGTTAGTGGGAAGGAACTCCTCGTAGATGTAGTTGCTGTCCCTGCGGATTGAGTTTACCGTGGGCTCGAAGGAGCTGCTCTTGTTGCCCACCTTCCGGAACAGGTTCTTTCGCCCTCCGCCGTCCTTGATCGGGTAGTAGATGCAGATCCGGTGGTCCTCGGCGTCGAAGGGCTTTTCCACGAAGGGCTTTTTGAGTTTAACCCCATTTATCATCAGGTACTCATCGTGCTCCTCCACTTCCTTCGTGCAGACGTCCTGCGTTTTTAGTAGGCCTAGCTTTTAGAGCTTGTTTCGGATATCTGCCTCCCCCATCGTGTAGCCCCGCGTCTTCAGCTTCTCCCTTTCCCTCTCCCTTTCCCTTTCCCTCtcccgctctctctccctctccctttaTCTCTCCTTCTCTCGCTATTTCTCCTTTTAATTTTCCTTATCAATTTACCTGTCAATGCCCTTAGCTTCTATATTGGTTTCGGTCATGATATAATTAAGCACGGAATCGAAGTCCTCTTCAGTGGCGTCAGGATTGAATTTCCGAGGCAGGTCGCATGACTTCTTACAATGCAGAGGCAAATCACTTTAGTCGCCCATCTTATACTTCTGATACAAGTCTTAGGAATTTCGCCTCACGAAAAAATGCTTGACGATGGGAATTGAGTTTTCCTTTAACTTTTGGTAAACAAGGCTTCGGTCCCAAAGGATAGACTGGCTCTTCAGGTCGTTGATCATGAGCGGCTTCCTGAGGTTGACGTACTGTTCAACCTTCGCAAAGGGGAAACCAGTCGAGTAGAAAGTTATCAGAGTGTCGACCTAAGGCCAGACTTTGACCGGCTCGCGCATGATCATGTCCAGAGAAAAGATGACGATCTCGATGTGGGGGCCCTCTATTCGCGTAAGAATTTCTTGCATGGGCTTGCTCTCGGTCTTTTTGGGCATGGCACAGACCCCCAGAGTGACTTTGTCTCGCTTGGCATTTTCCGCACTGGGCCTGAAATCAACTTCGGCGCTGTGCTTGGACTAGCTGCTGGATCGCTTCTTCGACTATTCCTTTTCGCTCAAAGAGCTTGACCTCTTCTTCTCATCGACTGATACTTCCATCAATATTGATTTTCGTTGCTCATTAAGCTCTCGGGATGGACTCTTCAGCCTGGCACAGGTATTCCTGGAGTTTGTGCCGGGCGGGTTCGACGTATTGGGCCACATCGCCCCGCCAGATGAATGCGTTTCCGAGTAGCAGCACCAGCAGCCAGTTCGGTAGCAGCAAGCACACCCCACAGCCCCACCTCTATTGACCCCGCCAAGGCGATAATCTTGACGATGCGTGGTTCGAACACTATTTCTTCGAGCATTTCGGCGGCTGTCGGCAGGGCTGACGAAAGGAACTAAATATCTTCCGAAAAGTCGAGTTCGATCGGAACACGGAAAGCCACTTTGGCCTCCATAGCGAGCAGCCCGAAGACGCAGAGCTGCAATGCGGCGCTAACCAGGTTGCTGCCTAGACGCAGGTAGAGAACAGCTGCTGAGAACAGGCAGCTGGCGACCAGAGTCTTATTCATAATCGATTTAAAAGACACATTCACTTTTTCTTGGTGAGTGCCTTTTTCAGGTGCTTGGGCATCTTGGTTTCCCTCTTTTCCCGCTTCTCCAGCTTGACCTGGTGCTTGCGTTCCTGCTTGCTCAGGCCCTCGTACTTCTGCTTGCCGCCCACCTTCCTTGCCTTCTCTTGCTAGTCAGTTTGTTCGTCCACGGCGCTCGCGCACTACTGGCTCTCTCCGTCCTCTTGACCTTAGTCCTGCTCGGGCACCTCCTCCAGATCTTGGGCAGCTGCGTCCAT contains:
- the LOC127594819 gene encoding LOW QUALITY PROTEIN: uncharacterized protein LOC127594819 (The sequence of the model RefSeq protein was modified relative to this genomic sequence to represent the inferred CDS: substituted 3 bases at 3 genomic stop codons), whose translation is MNKTLVASCLFSAAVLYLRLGSNLVSAALQLCVFGLLAMEAKRDKVTLGVCAMPKKTESKPMQEILTRIEGPHIEIVIFSLDMIMREPVKVWPXVDTLITFYSTGFPFAKVEQYVNLRKPLMINDLKSQSILWDRSLVYQKLKENSIPIVKHFFLGLLKTQDVCTKEVEEHDEYLMINGVKLKKPFVEKPFDAEDHRICIYYPIKDGGGRKNLFRKVGNKSSSFEPTVNSIRRDSNYIYEEFLPTNGFDIKVYTVGPEYMHAEARKSPSLDGVVHRTETGKEARFPVFLTPAEKFIASRIVEVFGQNVCGFDLLRSXGKSYVCDVNGWSFVKNSVKYFXDCAMILKRMMLQKFAPHLIKEEIKRGQWFTNIAMNEFRPEEGATDITEYELRSVVAVYRHGERTPKQKMKMRVEEPAFLAYFNGGTKEVKIKSSFDLEKLRETTNEILNKGDYTGCESVVKLLQLKSVLEIGGHFEGLNRKIQLKAISVAEGQVTSALMIVKWGGELTCDGENDSFNLGQNFRLLYPEDKEGLLQLHSTYRHDLKTYSSDEGRCQKTASAFLKGFLSLEGDLAPIMASLVNRKPKAQAILDCSEEQNHNKLQLQVKE